The region AGACGGTGAAAAACAGACAACTGTGTTAGCAGTGGCAGAGAACAGTGCTAATTTGAATGGCTATACAAGTAGTCAGACTGTAAAAGCTAACAGCAAATTACGCAAAAAATGGGGTCAAACAAGAACTGGCATTCAGGTAACGGCTTTCGTTTTGGCCGCTTTTGTCTGGTTGTATGTGCAAGCAACGACCAATGTTGTCAGCAGCAAACGCTTCTATGATGTGAAGTTTATGATACTCAACCAAGAAGAAGTAGACAAATACGAATTGGATTATCGCCTAAGTGCGTGGCAGACGGATGTCGTGATTCAAGCGCGTGAACGTAATTTGCGTGGCATTAATAGCTCAGATATTCAAGCTCAACTTGATTTTGCTAATCTGAAAGAGGAAGATAAGGCCAAGTTGCAGCGTTTAAGTGAGACAAACAAGACTCCGGTTAAGGTTAATTTGCAAGTCAAGATCAACGTTACGGATAAACCGTATTATTCATATAGGATAACTAGTGCAAATCCAGTGAATGTTGAAGTCACCTTTTGGCCGATTCTACAAAAAAATGCAGCTGGCACAAATGAAGCGGCGCCAGTACCTAGTAAAAGCGAAAAAAGTAAGTATAATTAATTAGCTAGGCTCAGTTTTAACAGTTTGAGCTATTCGAGGAGGTTACAATGTGCGAGAATAAACAAACTGACGACAGCTTGGAAGTGAAAGGCGCTTCACAGGCAGAAATTGATAAGATTCATGATGATGCTGAATATATGCAGCATTTTTGGCATACTACCTCGCATATTTTGGCACAGGCGGTCAAGCGTCTTTACCCAGAAACAAAGTTAGCTATTGGTCCAAGTATCAAGAACGGTTTCTATTATGATTTGGATCGTGAAGAGAAGTTTACAGATGAAGATTTAGCTAAACTTGAGAAAGAAATGAAGCAGATTGTCAAGCAGAACTATCGCCTGGAACGTATTGAGATGAGCCGTGAAGAGGCTATTAAGTATTGGCAAGATCGTAATGAACCATACAAAGTAGAACTCATTCAAGATATGCCGGAAGATACACTAATCACTTTCTACAAACAAGGCGAGTTCGTTGACTTATGCCGTGGCGGTCATTTGGATTGCACGGGTAGAATTAAGGCTTTCAAGTTGACTTCAATTGCTGGTGCTTATTGGCGTGGCGATGAGAAGAACAAGATGCTGACACGTATCTATGGTATTAGCTTCCCAAAGAAAGAAACATTGAAAGCTTATTTGCAAAAATTAGAAGAAGCTAAGCAACGTGATCACCGTAGAATCGGCCGTGAGATGAACATTTTCATGACATCTGATATGGGCCCAGGCTTCCCATTCTGGTTGCCTAATGGTGTAAAAATCAAAGAGTGCTTGAAGCAATTGCTGATTGATAATCAAAAGCGTATGCACTATCAACAGATTGAAACACCTATTATTTTGTCAAGACAATTGTGGGAGACATCTGGTCACTGGGCACATTACCAAGAGAAGATGTACACAACTGAGATTGATGGTGAGACATTTGCTGTTAAGCCGATGAACTGCCCAGGTGGTGTCTTGGTTTATCGCAGCCAACCTCGTTCATATCGTGATTTGCCTTTGCGTTTGTCTGAATTTGGTCATTGCCATCGCCATGAGCAATCTGGTGAATTACACGGCTTGATGCGCGTGCGTTCATTTACACAAGATGATGCACATATCTTCATGACAGCTGAGCAGGCTGAGGCTGAGTTAGAGAATGTTATCAGCTTGATTGATCGAATCTACAAGCGCTTTGGCTTTAAGTACCATGTTGAATTGTCCACGCGTCCGGAAGATTCAATGGGCTCAGATAAAGATTGGGAGTTGGCAACGAATGCTTTGGAGTCAGCTTTGAAGAAACGGCATATGGAATATGTCGTTAATCCTGGTGACGGAGCTTTCTATGGCCCAAAGATCGACTTCCATATCGAGGATGCCTTGGGTAGAGAGTGGCAATGTGGTACAGCTCAGATTGACTTCCAGTTGCCTGAACGTTTCCAACTTGAATACATTGGTAGCGACAATGAGAAGCATCGCCCAATCATGTTGCACCGTGCAATTTATGGCTCATTGGAGCGCTTTATTGCGGTCTTGATTGAACATTATGCTGGTAAGTTCCCATACTGGTTAGCACCAGAGCAAGTTAGGATCTTGCCTATTTCTGAAAAGGTCGCTGATTATGCGCATGAATTAGAGTCAGCTTTGTTTGATGCTGATGTTCGTGTCCAAGTTGATTGGCGCAATGAAAAGATTGGTTACAAGATTCGTCAAGCTCAGTTAGACCATGTGCCTTATATGTTTGTCGTTGGTGAGAAGGAAGCTAATAATAAGCAAGTAGCTGTCCGTAGCCGTGATGAAGGCGATAAGGGCGTTATGAGCTTAGAGGATTTCTTAGCAAGCGTTAAGTAAGCTTAGGTACAGGCAATTTAATTGATCGGCGTGATTAGTGAATTACTGATTGCGCCGATTTTATTTTCGAGGTGGTATATCCAGTGAAGCATAGGCTGAAATAAAGGTGTATACAGATGTTTACATATGAAATTTCATGCTATTTTAAGAAAATTTGAAAATTGCACTTGCCAGATTCAAAGAAAACGTGTAAGATAGCCATGAAATTTTTGGAAAGGAGCAACCTAAGATGTTTGCTGTTCAATCAATGCAAAGCAAGTATTGGCGAAGCGTATAGAAAAGGTTGTTTCATACATTAGATGATGGTATAGAAACAACCTACTGAGCTGGGGGTTTCTGTGCGTCATAGCTTGAGGTCGCATAGTGGCGGCTTTTTTTATTTAGTTATATAGCGGCTTTTATGGATTGCCATATCTACCCCCATATTGAGACAAATAAGAAATAAGAAAAGTGCTTAAAAATGGAGGTTATTTATGAAAAAGAAGTCAAGTTTCGCATTTATCGTTTTAGTGGTGTTAGCTTTAATTGTTTCACTATTTTTCCTGAAAAAATTAGATAATGGCAACAGTGAAAAAGTTAGCTCAGTCAGCGCAAAAAACGAAGTACCTACAATTGGCATTTTGCAATTAGTTTCTCATCCAGCCTTAGATTCGATCAAACAAGGTATTATTGATGGCTTGGCAGATGCAGGTTATCAAGAAGGGAAAAGCATTAATATTGATTTCCAAAATGCGCAAGGTGATCAGAGCAATTTGTCGTTGATGGCGCAACAGCTGTTAACAAAAGAGAAAAAATTAGTCATAGGTATAACAACTCCAGCCGCTCAACAATTAGCGTCTAAGGAAAAAGAACGCCCAATTATTCTTTCAGGTATAACTTATCCTAAGCAAGCAGGCTTAGTTGATTCAGAAGAGCATCCAGGTAAGAATGTAACAGGCGTTAGCGATCGCTTGAATATTAAGGCTCAAATTGAGCAAATACACGAGGTGTTGCCTGATGCGAAAAAGATTGGTATTTTATACACTTCTTCTGAAGATAATGCTTTAGCCCAAGCCAAAACAGCTGAACAAGAGATAAAGAAAATTGGGTTAGAAACTGTAGTTAAATCCGTAACTAATACGACAGATATTCATCAGGTAGCTACACAATTAGCAAGTGAGGTACAAGCAATTTATGTGCCAATTGATAACGGCATAGCTTCGGCAATGGCAACATTGGTCCAAGTTACCGATCAAGCTAAAATACCAGTTTTCCCATCGGCTGATAGCATGGTGAAAGACGGCGGCATGATGGGCATTGGCGTTGATCAATATCAAATTGGTCGCTTAACTGCTAAGGTGGTAGTAGATGTCTTAAATGGAAAAGATGTAGCGACTTATCCTATTCAAGTATTAGACAAAGGTACAACATATATCAATAAGAAAAAAGCGGTAGAGCTTAATATCAATATCCCAGAAAAAATTGCTGAAAAAGCCGTAGCTATTGATAAATAAAGGAGTAGACTGATGGGCGATATAATTTTATCTGCTTTAACGGAAGGCGTTTTTTGGAGCATAGTGGCAATTGGACTTTATATCAGTTTCCGAATTTTACATTTGTCTGATATGACCACGGAGGGTAGCTTCCCACTAGGTGCCTGCCTCGCAATTGTTAGTATTTTGAATGACTTATCACCACTTATGGCGTTAGTTGTAAGTTTTATAGGTGGTGCCTTGGCTGGCTTAGTGACTGGTGTTTTAATAAATCGCCTAAGAATTCCGAATCTTTTAGCCGGTATTCTAACGATGAGTGCCTTTTATTCAATTAATTTAAAGATTATGCAAAGGCCTAACTTGAATATTTTGGGTAAAAACACCTTGGTGAATTATATTACCCATCAAAGTAATGTCTTACCTTATGCTTATTTATGGCTTGGTTCTTTAATGGTTGCGCTCCTTCTGACAGCTTTATATTTCTTTTTCAAAACGGAAGTGGGACAAGCTTTGATAGCTTCGGGTGATAATGCAGAGATGGCTATGTCATCTGGTATTCCGGTAGAACGCATGAAGATTTTAGGCTTAATGTTGGCTAATGGTATTATTGCTTTGGGTGGCGGCTTATTAGCGCAAAAAGGCAATTTTGCTGATGTGAATATGGGCATAGGCGTTATAGTTGTCGCTTTAGCATCGATTATTATAGGTGAAGTTATTTTCCCTTATGTAACATTCGGTCAAAGACTGATTTGTATTGTGCTTGGATCGATAATTTATCGCTTCCTATTGGCTAGCGTTATTTCCTTAAAAGTTATCAGTGCAAATGATTTTAAATTGTTTTCGGCATTGCTTATTGCAGTTTGCCTAGCATTACCTTTGATAAGAGAAAAAATTCATCGATGAGGAGGCGTTGAGATGAGTAAGGTTATTCTACAATTAAAGGATCTTTCTAAAACGTTTTTCCAAAACACTTTGCAAGAACGTAAAGGCCTGGACCATTTCAATCTCACCTTAAATGAGGGCGATTTTGGTGTCATTGTCGGTGGAAATGGGGCTGGAAAATCCACTTTGATGAATATCATTGCGGGCAAACTCAATTTAGATCAAGGGCAAATCATTTTGGACGATGTTGAGCTAACTAATTTAAAGGATTATCAACGTGCCAAATGGTTAAGTAGGGTGCCGCAGGACCCTAGCCTCGGTACAGCACCACGTATGACGTTATTGCAAAATATGGCAATTGCTTCTAAGCGAGGCCAGAAACGTAACTTTACGTTTTCTGTATGCGACAAGGATATTGCTTTTTATCGTGCCTGTTTAAAAGAGTTAGGCCTTGGCTTAGAAGAGCGCTTGGAGCTGCCGATGGAATATTTGTCTGGCGGCCAACGGCAAGCGGTAACTTTGTTGATGGCAACTTTAGCAGATAGCAAGTTGTTATTGCTAGATGAGCATACGGCTGCTTTGGACCCTAAAACCCAGCGCTTAGTGATGCAATTAACAGAAAAGTTGATTAAGAAGAAAAAATTGACTACTTTGATGATTACACACAGCTTAACAGATGCTATTACTTATGGTAATCGCTTATTTATTTTAAGCCAGGGCAAGTTGTTTAGGCAGTTCGATGCGGAAGAAAAAGCGAAACTTACAGCAGAGGATTTGTTCAGAATCTTAGAAAAAAGTAACGAAATGCTCCTATAACTAGGAGCGTTTCGCTATTTATACTTTTCAAAAAATGTCTACTTCAATTTGGCTTTGGGACTGTTATATAGCCAAGCACAGACGAAAGCTGTCAGTGGAATTGTGAACAAGATGGCGAGCGTGCCGATGATGGCGTTAAGAATATCGACGGCAAAGCTTTCTCTGTTGATGAAGAAATTCCATGACATGCCAGTGCCGCTTAGAACAAGCACGGTGAGGAGTGAAGTGCCGATATAAGCCATGATCAAAGTGTTAGATAAAGTTGAGATCAAATCACGGCCGATGTCCAGCCCGATTTTGAATATCTCGTGTCGCTTCAAGTTAGGCGCTTGCAATTTTACTTGTGCTAAGGCAGAGGAAATATCCATTGCCACGTCCATGACTGCTCCGAGTGCTCCGATTAGAACCATAGCGAAAATGAGCGCCGGCAAATTGATTTTGTTAGGTAAAGGTAAGTTAGCCAAGGTGATAGCCTCATCACCAGTTAGACCGCTAATTTTCAGCCAATAGTTGCAGATGATGGCAAGTAAACCGCTTAAACTGACACCAGCCAGGCAGCCGATGGTAGCGGCATAGGCTTTGGCATTGTAGCCGATAACTAAGAGGAAGCTGATCAAAGTGCCGTACAGACAGGTTAAGAGGGTCATAAGATAGACGTTGTAAGCAGCGAGGATGCTTGGGATAAAGACGAGGAAAATCATTAAAACAGTCAAGACTAAGGATAGTAAAGTGTTAAGGCCTTTTAAGTGCCCAAAGGCAAGCAATGCGATAGCAAAGACAGCAAAGAGCCAAATTAATTTAGTATGCCGATCGTATTCGACAAATACGAAAGGTGATAGCTTATTAGCGCTTGCTGGATTGGCGCTCTGCTTAGGGCTGAATAATAAGACACGGTCACCAGATTTAACTTGTGTAAGGCTGTCGGAAGGATTGCTAAAGTCAATGCTCTGATAACCCACGATACGCTCGCCTTGGCGTTCACCAGTTAGAAGGGTGGCTGTGAAGTTTATCTTCAAATTAGGCTTTTCGCCAGCTAAACCGCTTTCACTCTGCTCTGTATTGACGATTTTTTCGATTCTCGCTTGGACCAAATTAGCTTGATTTTGAGGCAAGCTAGGTACAGATTGCTTAATTATAAGGTGACTGACTAATAGTATTAGCAAGCTCATACCGATGGTCAAAAAATAAAGAGAACGTTCTTTTGTGTTTAATTTCTGTTTGGCTAAATCTAAATGATGACTATGGACAGGTTCATCGTAGGTAAAATGTTCGCTCATATGTACTTCCTTACTTTTAATCACCGCCATGATAGCACAAAAAGCATGGATAATTTGAAAATCATTTGCAAAAATGTTTTAGGGGAAATAAAATTAGCAATCGAATTACATGTCTAGCCAATTAGCTTTACTTTAGGATATAATTTTGAGAGCTAGGTGTATTTTACGTGATTTACGCCGATTAATTGACTTGATGAATTTAAAAGTGTAAGATTATATCTTACTAAGTTAGATAAAACAATATTAGAACATGCAAATTTGTAGAATTTGAAGGTTGACATTAAAATGATATGGCACGAGAATGCTTTGACAGACAGACAGACAGACAGACAGACAGACAGACAGACAGACAGACAGACAGACAGCATGATTTATGCATAGATTATGCTGTAGGTAGTGTTGACTCTAATTCTAGAGTTGCATTAAATTCTTTAAGTAATTCAAATAATTTAATTCATTACAATTTTATAAGTGTAGATAGTAAGCAAGGACAGTGTCGTATGATGGCATCTGTCTTTGCTTATTTTTATGCTTATTTAAACAGATTGTATATATGGAGGGCTTAGGCAATGAAGATGAGTAGATTGAGTCGGATGTGTGCACTTACTTTGGCAGCTGGCATATTTATGACAGTTATGCCGTGGCAGGTGCGAGCAACAGAAACTGAACAAGCGAAGACGGAGATTGCTACAGAAATTAAAGCCAAAGATGAGAAAGCAAGCGCTGATAAATCACAGGCGCCAAATGATTCGTTAAAAGACAGTAACATTGCCGATAAAGCAAAAGAAGTTATGCCCGCTGATAAGGCTAACGTTGAAAAAGAGAAAGATTCTAAAGCACCAAAAGTATCTGAGACTGACAAACAAGTTTCCAAGTTAGAAAAGAATGAAGATGCTGAGTTAGTGAGTAAAGATGATCTTTCGGCTATTTCTAAAGCAATGATTGGAGCAGATAGAGCTGTAACTGAAAGTGGTACAGGCAAGGTCGAGTTTAAACTTGGAAAATTTGAAAATGACAAATTATCTGATTTGTCAGAGAACTGGTATACTGAACAGCTTGTAACTAGTGCTATAGATATTGATGTTTCTGGTAATAATTACGTATTAAACAAACCTTACATTGTTTTACGGGTGCCTAAAACTAATAAAATTAAAGATTTAAAGTTTATTGATTCACAAGCAGGTCGTACAGAGCGATATGAAGATGACGATTATAAATATGTGAAATACGTTTATGATTCAATGTCTGGTGGTACACATTATACTTACCCTTTCTATTTTAAATTTGATGCTCATAATGCTAAAAATGATGACACTATTGAAGTTACAGCTAGCTTGTATAAAGATGGTGACAATGGAAAAGATGGCGAGCTGTTTCGAGAGTTAAAACAGACATATCGTGCTAAAACACTTGGATTTGAGCTTTTTTCGACACAATATAACTATGACAGTATGCAACAAATAGGGGACTTGCAGACAAATAATGATGGACACAAGAGCATTGTGAAAGGTTGGGTAGAAAAGGCTAGTGATACTACAACTTTTGAAGGTAAACCATGCGTTGCTCCAGTTTATGCTTCCGTAGCGCCACAAGCGATAAAAGGTATTAGCGAAAGCGTAGGATTGGAGTATCCAAAAAATATCAAATTTGTTTTGGAATTCGATAATACAGAACCAGGATTTACCTTTGAAGGTAGATGGAATTTCTGGGGTGTTGGCAATGCTGATATCAAAAGAGAACTTAGTGCTGATGAAAAAGTTTTAACCATTATTTGCCAAAATCCAACCATGGCTGGTTCAGCGGACTGGACCAATAATTATCGTCAGTCATTACAAGTAAAAGCTTTTGTAAAAGCGAAAGCAGTTACTTTGAACAAAGATATTAGTGTTAATATTTCCGCTTATAAAAATGTCGATAAAGATGGAAATAATGGTGAACTGATTGGTACACGCAAAGAAGTTTATCATTTTAAACCCGAGCCATTTTCGCGTGGTGGTAATTTTTCATACAGTAAAATAGCATATGATGGTTATAATATTGCTGAAGAATTTGCTTACATATATAACGCAGATTATTACTATATGAACAATAAGCTTTACAAGGGCGCATTCAGTATGAATGAAAAAGGTGTACCTCTTAAAGGCTTACTTACTAATTGGAATACGGGATCAAGCTTTGCTAATCCGTGGAAAGATGGCAATGTAACTAAAGTCAAGGCGATTTTCAACAAATTAGAATCAGACGGTATCTATTTCAAATCAACTCGTTTGTGGGCAGACTGTTATGATAGCAAAAACCCTGAAAATGAAAATATCCTGAATGCGATAAAGTCAGCTTGTTCCAATGGAAATGTTAAGCTATACGGTATCGATAATGCTGGCAATGAAACACTAATTAGCGATAAGGTTGAATACAATAAGGCTATTAATATAGATGATAAAAAAGGTTTATATAAAGAAGTAGTTTACAGGTTTGATAAGCCGCTTGTTTTGGATAATTTTCATCTGTATGTAAATGACCGTGTATGGTTCTTAAATGATGAGTTGAAAAGCTTTTCCAACTTGGAAGATCAAGAAAAGGCTTATAGTTCTTCACTTAGTGTAGCAATTTTGGATAAAGACGATAAACCTGAAAAAAAGGAATATACGAACAATACTACTAAATTCTTTAGAGTAAGAGCATTACATCCAGTAGTCGATGAGTTTATTAGTGCTGAGCAGACGGTTGCATACAGCAATGAAGGTACTTTTAATTATTTAATTGGCCCTATGTTACCAAAGGTACGGCATGATATATCTACATATGGTGCCGATTTAAAAGAAATTAAAAATTTAAAGGTTATCACGCTCATTCCAGCTGGATTTGAATTTACAGGCGAAATAAAGCGCACTGACAATGATGGCCACAATTGGACTGCTGAAGTATCTGATCCTGTAATAAAGACTGTTAAGAACTATAAGGGTACTGGTAAAACAGCTGTAATAGCTGATTTTGGTAATGTGCCTATTGAGCGGTATTATCCCTTAAATTTAGTGTTGCGTGCGACTAAAACAGCTCAACGTGGTAAGAATAAGTTCGTTAACTATATGGTTTATGATGATAACGACTTTATTCGTCCGCTAGGCAGCGATAAACATGAACATGATTACGTTGACACCTTGGATTTAGATGATGATGGTAACACGCAAGAAGTTTTCATGCAAAAGCAAACAAATGTAGAATTTATACCACCGCTTGAATTAGTTATGAACAACAAAGTCTGTTTTGAAGATATTAAAGACGAAATAGCGATTGTAAGTGATTTAGGTAGTAAGACTCAACATAAAATTAACATTTTCAATAATTCTATTCAGACGATAAATAAACTGAGTATATTGGATGTTTTACCATATGTAGGCGACCATGCGATTGCTCCTAATGAAAAAGGTGAATATCCAGCACGTAACTCCTCTTTTGCTACGCCGTTAATAAGTTCGGTTGAGGCTGCCAATGATAAAAGTGTCAATGAAAAATTTTCTTTCTATTATCAGTTAAGCGCACAAGGAAATGATTTAGCTAGTGTGCGTGATGGACAATGGGTTAAAAAGGAGGAAATAACAGATTGGTCAAAAGTTAAGTCTGTAAAGGCTGTGCTTAAGGAAGGTCAAGAACTAAAGTCAAAAGAATCAATAGATATTATTTTGCCAGTAAGTATGCCAAAAAACACAAGCCTTGAAGAAGGAACAACATACGCCATTAATTCAGCTGCGTTTAGCACAGATGATCAAAACTATACTGAGGGAAATAAAACACAGTTAAGTTTTGTTAAATACAAAGTAGAAGGCATGGCTTTCTTAGATCTGGATGAAGATGGTAAATATAATAATAAAGATAAGATTGTACCAGGTATAAAAGTTAACTTGTTAAAACCAAGTCCAGCTGCTTCTACGCCTAGCACAAATGCCGAAAATCGCTCAGCTAGATTGGATGAGGATAGAGACGCTGATAATGCCAATATACCTGAAGGTTACGAACTTGCTAAGGATCTAGATGGCAATGCTATTACGACAACTACTAACCAAGAAGGTAAATATAGCTTTGACGTTTATCAGCGAGCTTCTTATATGGTGCAGTTTGAACTTGGTAACGGACAATCATTTAGCGCGAAATCTACAGCTGGTTCAGAAGATATAGGTACTAATTCTATAGAGGCATCAACGGCTAGTGAAAAGTCAGCAGTTTCTACACAAGGAAAATTGAATCCTTCTAAGAAAAAAATGATTCGAAGCGTCGCCATTAAACAAGTTTGGAAAATTAAAATCACAAAAGTGGATGCTAAAGACGAAAGTAAGAAATTAGCAGGTTCAGAGTTTGCCTTAATAAAAGTTAATGGTGAACAACAAGCGACAGCTAACGGTAATGAAGTTGAATTTAAAAATGTCACAACAAATGATGATGGCGAAGCAACGTTTGAAAACGTGCCATATGGTAGCTATAAAGTTAGAGAAATAAGAGCACCAAAGGGCTATGAATTGCCTGAACAGCCTGAAACAGCTGTACCTGAGTTATTGGCTCATATGAATCCAGCTTCAGTTGATGTTACGGTTACAAACAAGCTTAACAAGGCTAGGTTGGTCGTTCTAAAGACAGATGACAGCAAGGAAGCAAAACCATTAGCTGGCGTTGAATTTAAGCTAAATATAATTGGTGAATTAAAGACAGAGACTAATTCAAATCCTGCTGTTACAGATAAACAAGCAGAAAAAGTAACTGACAAATCCGCAACTGGTGATGCATCAGATGTTACAAATTCTGTAAACACAACAGAGCAGACTGAGTGGACAGGTACAACAGATAAGGACGGTAAGATTATATTCAAGGACTTGCCACTAGGCGAATACACGCTAGAAGAAACTAAGGGCCTAAATGGTTATGAGAAGTTGGATAAGCCGATGGATATTACGCTTAATACGCCGTATGACGAGAAAAATTCTGACAATACTACTAAGACAGTTAAAGTCGTCAACAAGAAAAGCATAATCCCGACAAAGCCAAGTGTACCGAGCAATCCCGAGTATGTACCAAGTACTCAAACTGAGCCGAAGAAAATTAAAGTCGGTGTTGTGACAAAGACCGGCGAGCTTGCAAATATGGCAAGTGGGTTTGGCCTGGTTATGTTAGTTGCGTTTGCTGCATTGACTGTCAACAAGCGTAAGAAATAGTAAATTAACAAGCTGCAATTTAGCAGCTTGTCATTAAAATGAATCCAATTGAAGAGAGGAATAAAATTATGAAAACACAAATGCATGCAAATGTTTTCAAGAAAAAATGCTTGGCAGCTATAACAGCTATGCTCATGGCAGCTTTGCTCGTTGTGCCAGCTAATGTTAAGGCAGAGGGAGAAACTATTACGGTGAATAATAATTTGTCGGCTGATCTCCTTTTGCGTAAAAAAGACAATAGCGAAGATACTGGTAATAAAGTCATTGAGGTCGGTAAAGATGACAATATGACTTTTGTTGGTACATTAGGTGTTAAGCTTATAAAGGGTCAAATGAATTGCTTTGAGCAAAAATTTTTAGGTGATGGAACTGAATGTGATCCTAATACCTGTAAAGAAAATGTACTTCTTAAAGATAACTACGATAAAATTAATTTGGAAGGTGTTGAGTCCACATTTAAAGCAACTTTAACTTTAGCTGATGGCTTAAAATTTAAAGATAAAGTAGAGACTACTTTGACAGGTGCTAACGATTTATTTAAAATTACAAAAACTGATATAGTAGGTCAAACAGCTACTATCACTATGGAGTTGAAAGATAAAGCTAAATACACAAAATATGACGTTTTGAAAAATGATGTTAATGCTGTAGATGACGACTTGAAAGTAAGCTTAACAGGTGTTCAGTTTGCCGATAATGCAGTGGCAGATAGAGCTTATACAGTTACAGGTACTGTTGAAGGTAGCTTTAGTGGTACTGCTCAATATTCAATAATAACAAAGAAATTTGTTTTAAGTTGGAATGGCAAGCAAACTGATGCTGGTAAATATGACGATGGTATCGCTATTGCTGTTAAGTACGCTGCTGCTCCATCCCCATCCCCAGCTCCAGTTGAACCAGAAGTAGAAATTCCGTATGTGCCAAGTGACCCTACAGAGCCAGTTGTTACTGAAGTTGTAGAGCCTAAGGTAGGCAAAGTTGCCAAGACAGGTGAAATGGCTAATACCGTTAACCAATTAGGTTTAATTATTCTAGCTGCCGCTAGCGTTGTAATTGCTAAGAAACACTAACATAACTATCAGCTTGAGATAGTTAACATAAGCCAGCCGATATAGGCTGGCTTTTTCAGTAGGGGGGTGAAATTTTAATTGGTTAGTTACAGGGCTAAAGAATCACAACTTTGAAATTATCACTGATTAACTACAAACAGCCGTCCAAAACTTGCCAATTAGCCTAGGAGCGTATATAATTCACTTATACGGCTCGAAAAGAGTAAGACTTTGTCTTGCTCTTTTCTTTTATTAATCTGCGATTAATTGATGAACAGCCTAATTGTTGCAAGGGAGAATATATGCAAGCGAAGAAGAACACGCTAGCTGAAAATGCTTATACACTCTGTTTGGATGCTGTGCAAGCTGCGGGATATGAGCTCTTAGAGGTGAAGTACGGCAAAGAACAGGGCGAGTATTACCTAACTTTCATCATTGATAAGCGTGGCGGTATTGGCATTGAAGACTGCGAACGTGTGAATGATATAGTCGACCCGTTACTAGAGACAGCTAATTTGGTGCAAGGTGCGTACAATTTGGAAGTTTCTTCCGCTGGCTTAGATCGCTTGTTGCAGACAGAGGCAGATTTTAAGCGCTACCTTGAGAGCGAGGTAGAAATTAGCTGCTATCGCAAATTCTTGAACTGTAAGCAATTTATTGGCTTTCTGTTGGACTATGCCGATGGTAAGATAACGCTTGGCCTGGATTTGTTGGCTATGCAGAAACGAATGGACAAGAAAAACTTCAAGGACTTTTTGTTCAACATTGAGCTAGCTTTGACAAGCGTGGACTTAGATAAGCTGACAGAAGCTGAACGCCAAACCTTGT is a window of Amygdalobacter nucleatus DNA encoding:
- a CDS encoding MSCRAMM family protein: MKMSRLSRMCALTLAAGIFMTVMPWQVRATETEQAKTEIATEIKAKDEKASADKSQAPNDSLKDSNIADKAKEVMPADKANVEKEKDSKAPKVSETDKQVSKLEKNEDAELVSKDDLSAISKAMIGADRAVTESGTGKVEFKLGKFENDKLSDLSENWYTEQLVTSAIDIDVSGNNYVLNKPYIVLRVPKTNKIKDLKFIDSQAGRTERYEDDDYKYVKYVYDSMSGGTHYTYPFYFKFDAHNAKNDDTIEVTASLYKDGDNGKDGELFRELKQTYRAKTLGFELFSTQYNYDSMQQIGDLQTNNDGHKSIVKGWVEKASDTTTFEGKPCVAPVYASVAPQAIKGISESVGLEYPKNIKFVLEFDNTEPGFTFEGRWNFWGVGNADIKRELSADEKVLTIICQNPTMAGSADWTNNYRQSLQVKAFVKAKAVTLNKDISVNISAYKNVDKDGNNGELIGTRKEVYHFKPEPFSRGGNFSYSKIAYDGYNIAEEFAYIYNADYYYMNNKLYKGAFSMNEKGVPLKGLLTNWNTGSSFANPWKDGNVTKVKAIFNKLESDGIYFKSTRLWADCYDSKNPENENILNAIKSACSNGNVKLYGIDNAGNETLISDKVEYNKAINIDDKKGLYKEVVYRFDKPLVLDNFHLYVNDRVWFLNDELKSFSNLEDQEKAYSSSLSVAILDKDDKPEKKEYTNNTTKFFRVRALHPVVDEFISAEQTVAYSNEGTFNYLIGPMLPKVRHDISTYGADLKEIKNLKVITLIPAGFEFTGEIKRTDNDGHNWTAEVSDPVIKTVKNYKGTGKTAVIADFGNVPIERYYPLNLVLRATKTAQRGKNKFVNYMVYDDNDFIRPLGSDKHEHDYVDTLDLDDDGNTQEVFMQKQTNVEFIPPLELVMNNKVCFEDIKDEIAIVSDLGSKTQHKINIFNNSIQTINKLSILDVLPYVGDHAIAPNEKGEYPARNSSFATPLISSVEAANDKSVNEKFSFYYQLSAQGNDLASVRDGQWVKKEEITDWSKVKSVKAVLKEGQELKSKESIDIILPVSMPKNTSLEEGTTYAINSAAFSTDDQNYTEGNKTQLSFVKYKVEGMAFLDLDEDGKYNNKDKIVPGIKVNLLKPSPAASTPSTNAENRSARLDEDRDADNANIPEGYELAKDLDGNAITTTTNQEGKYSFDVYQRASYMVQFELGNGQSFSAKSTAGSEDIGTNSIEASTASEKSAVSTQGKLNPSKKKMIRSVAIKQVWKIKITKVDAKDESKKLAGSEFALIKVNGEQQATANGNEVEFKNVTTNDDGEATFENVPYGSYKVREIRAPKGYELPEQPETAVPELLAHMNPASVDVTVTNKLNKARLVVLKTDDSKEAKPLAGVEFKLNIIGELKTETNSNPAVTDKQAEKVTDKSATGDASDVTNSVNTTEQTEWTGTTDKDGKIIFKDLPLGEYTLEETKGLNGYEKLDKPMDITLNTPYDEKNSDNTTKTVKVVNKKSIIPTKPSVPSNPEYVPSTQTEPKKIKVGVVTKTGELANMASGFGLVMLVAFAALTVNKRKK
- a CDS encoding ribosome maturation factor RimP, which encodes MQAKKNTLAENAYTLCLDAVQAAGYELLEVKYGKEQGEYYLTFIIDKRGGIGIEDCERVNDIVDPLLETANLVQGAYNLEVSSAGLDRLLQTEADFKRYLESEVEISCYRKFLNCKQFIGFLLDYADGKITLGLDLLAMQKRMDKKNFKDFLFNIELALTSVDLDKLTEAERQTLWRKFKPATLLEREEPIELNFAETEWSQVKRYIDF